Proteins from a genomic interval of Osmia bicornis bicornis chromosome 11, iOsmBic2.1, whole genome shotgun sequence:
- the LOC114871192 gene encoding zinc finger protein 236-like isoform X1, giving the protein MLTRHNIITESPHVEAIPINLVTTEDGRTLLAVTEHKDGMMEIVATPVTLIGQNGSPTSLVDVKNFNENFILHSPIFQLNIEDIVDGTDLQQPTENVEPGTATNDRLKSQMSMEAKCKTETSWEYRSPLQNDLTTINKQDESSVQKSVNDGVKRSSPGRPKKTATVSLQGTECLRCDICHQEFVKRTLYRKHMENHAEEKPHRCPKCSASFNVPTNFTLHMATHNTGEPKCPECGKKFTRMASLKSHMLLHEKEENLFCTECEDAFSTKAQLDAHLKLHGEKWATEEARKCKLCNKQFSQPALYRLHIREHYRLQTKVAKQTKKGTKHKTVYKCTICLKSFQKPSQLMRHIRVHTGEKPFKCTVCSRAFTQKSSLQIHTWQHNGIRPHACELCNAKFSQKGNLNAHIMRVHNVPEGEPIYGCNYCSCIFKKLGSLNGHMKRMHADIDEEGTTVADATSDTHPADIMESDIRATVDSVITQLASLEANTEEIEKSSNSKANLLSEGTMKKDILQEALKNSGLPSKNKTLNEGTTETKKLGARTNFVTLLDRAPDGGTRKYLTIKQRCVGNIRWYACTFCHKEFKKSSDLIRHLRVHTQEKPFKVCDCQGKRLISSICLPVVKELTLFLHFQCTHCYRSFALKSTMIAHERTHSGTKRYACDSCDKTFACHGSLVGHTRLHGKSKKNCNKTIVDDDKNSGAHTRESISGVCQSSVNQSKVQAKNKSKLSPEAESLAQQVVLQEPLVISDTGNKICVAQVASKEKRAYDASTDPARPHKCLVCQAAFRKISHLKQHHRRHTGERPYECTKCDRRFTSNSVLKSHLHTHEDWRPYGCPICDAKFSTQSSMKRHLVTHSNKRPFMCPYCHKTFKTYVNCRKHMKIHKHELAQRQLEQQKLQMQEQSTEQIFREDSKEMRALESSCSPSVSNATSTNVVTTVAATSAIITTAVSTFSDNLTSFSRLGAVEISFQPQLGTDFSQTFPEQEKTRPVLSGNCDASTFINHNISETVMANLENTQMLHADETGSVTLPPVYSGDQALTPESIREIEETLNQQFFNIGMNINLENSHSRHSNNANPNDFEGAKGIEEEQQTVLNVMYENTDNDNTSNNNNNDKKDEGNDSNVEPSEEHVFSSQLDSFEMDHIALQSDTEIDIGLVASDSTSMVSILPRTAKEHRLSTSVTTSEDAQDRDDSGKTSIQTVVFISQENLSRKEDATTELEGVNEDDIRKQCVMSPMLLTEGFGGSVQQETIKNQSEVNAMSSCTNKISHGESLLQCHMCSQQGFTAIGLKEHLKTHRGTKEYQCTECSSRFCTNGGLNRHSKIHVVKQSWKCSSCEKYFSSRTQLRSHSKIHEISIWNAMSTGTENSQIVTETSVSSDLQPVTNNGDPCLNDIAIDPDSAVSEKVLLDTMAEKAVMDQIETVSGERRERKEYTNKCKSCPKTFRKPSDLIRHVRTHTGERPYKCDFCSKSFAVKCTLDSHTKVHTGKKTFRCHVCNSMFATKGSLKVHMRLHTGSKPFKCPVCDSRFRTSGHRKVHLLKHAREHKESPKRKQKHLKVAAIAEVAADLEKLGGNIEKTSSFELDQQQQQLPQTKDYPHLETISVETAATCLTDQINFDTDTDTDAAIVSNNNPTMAANEGNQQLVTNLHFLLTNGLVTIQTEESLLSQSTSVNNVSYNRSTMTSDSVCIPTLCISSGISNNDHAKEDIHTGQMMKAQLPSSSSSSSSHQKKSNNCLLTVATSTVQMEQPLSKVFADKSLSTTTKTLTKGNSARKECDICGKTFTKPYQVERHKRIHTGDRPYKCDLCTKSFAQKSTLQMHQKHHTGDRPYACPYCEYSFTQKGNLRTHVRRVHQLDTINAKKLKRGRQYFLPKSIQDSVLETKTLNLDDIPFVEFLK; this is encoded by the exons atGTTGACGCGGCATAATATAATCACAGAATCACCTCACGTTGAGGCTATACCGATTAATCTTGTTACCACCGAGGATGGTCGAACGCTTTTGGCAGTGACAG AACATAAAGATGGTATGATGGAAATCGTTGCAACTCCAGTTACGCTCATCGGTCAAAACGGTTCACCTACTTCGTTGGTTGATGTAAAAAACTTTAATGAAAACTTTATACTGCACTCT CCTATTTTTCAACTGAATATAGAAGATATCGTTGATGGGACAGATCTACAACAGCCTACAGAAAATGTTGAACCTGGTACTGCTACTAACGACAGATTAAAGTCACAAATGTCCATGGAAGCAAAGTGCAAGACAGAAACTAGTTGGGAATACCGATCTCCTTTGCAAAATGATTTAACAACAATTAACAAACAGGATGAAAGCTCTGTGCAAAAGTCAGTAAACGACGGTGTCAAAAGAAGTAGCCCTGGAAGACCTAAGAAAACTGCAACAGTTTCCTTACAA GGTACAGAATGTTTAAGATGCGACATATGCCATCAAGAATTTGTCAAACGGACTTTATATCGGAAACACATGGAAAATCATGCGGAAGAGAAACCACATCGGTGTCCAAAATGTTCTGCATCGTTCAATGTACCG ACCAATTTTACTCTTCATATGGCGACTCATAATACGGGCGAACCAAAGTGCCCAGAATGTGGGAAAAAATTTACAAGAATGGCTAGTTTAAAATCTCATATGCTGCTACacgagaaagaggaaaatttGTTCTGTACAGAATGCGAAGACGCTTTTTCAACTAAA GCTCAATTGGATGCACATTTGAAACTTCACGGAGAAAAGTGGGCGACGGAAGAGGCGCGAAAGTGTAAGCTATGCAATAAACAATTTAGTCAACCGGCTTTGTACAGGCTTCATATTCGTGAACATTACAGG TTGCAGACTAAAGTGGCAAAACAGacgaaaaaaggaacgaaaCATAAAACGGTATATAAATGTACGATATGCTTAAAGTCTTTCCAGAAACCGAGTCAATTAATGCGCCATATCAGAGTGCATACCGGTGAAAAACCTTTCAAA TGTACCGTGTGCAGTCGTGCATTTACACAAAAAAGTTCGCTGCAGATTCATACGTGGCAGCACAATGGTATTCGGCCTCATGCTTGCGAACTTTGTAACGCGAAATTCAGTCAGAAAG GTAATTTGAACGCTCATATAATGAGAGTCCACAATGTGCCAGAGGGAGAGCCAATATATGGATGTAACTATTGTTCGTGCATATTTAAAAAGCTTGGAAGTTTGAACGGCCATATGAAACGCATGCATGCCGATATAGACGAG GAAGGAACCACTGTTGCTGATGCTACTAGTGACACTCATCCGGCCGATATCATGGAATCCGACATACGTGCGACCGTGGACAGTGTTATAACACAGTTGGCGTCTTTGGAAGCGAACacagaagaaattgaaaaatcgtCAAATAGCAAAGCGAATTTGTTGTCGGAAGGAACTATGAAAAAGGACATATTACAAGAAGCACTGAAAAATAGTGGTCTCCCTAGTAAAAATAAAACCCTGAACGAAG GTACGACGGAAACGAAAAAGCTTGGGGCGCGTACTAATTTTGTAACGTTATTGGATCGAGCGCCCGACGGTGGCACTAG aaaatatttaaccaTAAAACAGCGATGCGTAGGGAACATAAGGTGGTACGCGTGTACCTTTTGTCATAAGGAGTTTAAAAAGTCGTCAGATTTGATACGTCATCTTCGTGTGCACACGCAGGAGAAACCTTTCAAGGTATGCGATTGTCAGGGAAAAAGATTAATTTCTTCTATATGCCTTCCTGTTGTAAAGGAATTGACACTTTTTCTACACTTTCAGTGCACGCATTGTTATCGTTCGTTCGCTTTGAAGTCTACCATGATCGCACACGAACGAACTCATTCTGGTACGAAAAGATATGCTTGCGATTCTTGTGATAAAACATTTGCGTGTCACGGAAGTTTAGTTGGCCATACCAG ATTGCATGGAAAATCTAAAAAGaattgtaataaaacaatTGTCGACGATGATAAGAACAGTGGTGCGCACACCAGAGAAAGTATCAGCGGTGTCTGTCAGTCGTCTGTCAATCAGTCGAAAGTTCAAGCTAAGAATAAGTCAAAGTTATCACCCGAAGCGGAGAGCCTAGCACAGCAAGTAGTGTTACAAGAACCCTTGGTAATCAGTGACACGGGGAATAAAATTTGCGTCGCGCAAGTAGCATCAAAGGAAAAACGTGCTTACGATGCGTCTACCGATCCAGCTAGACCGCACAAATGTTTGGTCTGCCAAGCGGCATTCAGAAAAATCAGTCACTTGAAGCAACATCACCGTCGGCACACCGGTGAACGTCCTTACGAATGCACCAAATGCGACAG GAGATTCACATCGAACAGCGTGTTAAAATCACATTTACACACGCACGAAGATTGGAGACCGTACGGTTGTCCCATATGCGATGCGAAATTTTCTACGCAAAGCAGCATGAAAAGGCATTTAGTTACTCACAGTAACAAAAGACCATTCATGTGTCCGTACTGTCACAAGACTTTCAAGACTTACGTCAATTGTCGGAAGCACATGAAAATCCATAAACACGAATTGGCACAACGG CAATTGGAGCAACAGAAACTTCAAATGCAGGAACAATCGACGGAGCAGATTTTTCGAGAAGATTCCAAAGAAATGAGAGCTCTCGAATCGAGCTGTTCGCCCTCTGTTTCGAACGCTACCAGTACAAATGTCGTCACCACCGTCGCTGCCACTTCTGCTATCATTACAACGGCCGTTTCTACGTTTTCCGACAATCTTACGTCGTTTTCTCGTCTTGGCGCGGTTGAAATATCGTTTCAGCCACAACTCGGTACCGATTTTTCACAAACTTTCCCGGAGCAGGAGAAGACGAGACCAGTTTTATCAGGAAATTGCGACGCTTCGACGTTTATTAATC ACAACATATCGGAAACGGTAATGGCGAATCTTGAAAATACACAAATGTTACACGCTGATGAAACTGGTTCGGTTACATTGCCCCCCGTTTATTCCGGTGATCAAGCACTTACACCG gAGAGTATACGAGAAATAGAGGAAACATTGAACCAGCAGTTTTTTAACATCGGAATGAACATTAATCTTGAAAATAGTCATTCGAGACATTCAAACAACGCGAACCCGAATGATTTTGAAGGTGCAAAAGGCATAGAGGAAGAGCAACAAACGGTGCTGAACGTTATGTACGAAAACACTGACAATGATAATACCagtaacaataacaataatgataaaaaagaCGAAGGGAATGACAGCAACGTAGAACCATCCGAAGAGCATGTATTTTCATCGCAATTGGATTCATTCGAGATGGATCATATTGCGTTGCAA TCGGACACTGAAATTGATATCGGATTGGTTGCAAGCGATTCAACGAGTATGGTAAGTATACTCCCTAGAACTGCGAAAGAACATCGGCTGTCTACTTCCGTTACAACGTCCGAGGATGCCCAGGACAGAGATGATTCGGGAAAAACTAGTATTCAAACGGTAGTGTTCATTTCGCAAGAAAATCTTTCGAGAAAGGAAGATGCAACGACGGAATTGGAAGGAGTGAACGAAGATGATATTCGAAAACAATGCGTAATGAGTCCGATGCTATTGAC AGAAGGGTTCGGAGGATCGGTACAACAAGAAACGATAAAGAATCAATCAGAAGTGAACGCGATGTCTTCCTGTACGAATAAAATATCACACGGTGAATCTTTGTTACAATGCCATATGTGTAGTCAACAAGGATTTACGGCAATCGGATTAAAG GAACATTTAAAGACTCATCGTGGAACAAAGGAATATCAATGTACGGAGTGCTCTTCAAGATTTTGCACAAACGGTGGACTGAACAGACATTCGAAGATACACGTTGTTAAGCA ATCATGGAAGTGTTCGTCTTGTGAGAAATATTTCAGTAGCAGAACGCAGTTGCGATCGCATAGCAAAATTCATGAAATCTCGATTTGGAACGCAATGTCTACGGGAACAGAGAACTCGCAGATTGTCACAGAGACTTCGGTTTCGTCAGATTTACAACCAGTTACGAATAACGGCGACCCGTGTTTAAACGATATCGCGATAGATCCAGACTCAGCTGTCTCTGAAAAAGTTCTGTTGGACACAATGGCGGAAAAGGCAGTGATGGATCAAATAGAA ACTGTTTCAGGGGAGAGAAGGGAACGAAAAGAATACACGAATAAGTGTAAGTCTTGTCCGAAAACTTTTCGCAAGCCCAGTGATCTTATAAGGCACGTGCGTACACATACAGGAGAACGACCTTACAAGTGCGATTTCTGCAGCAAAAGCTTTGCCGTGAAATGTACTTTGGATTCGCATACGAAAGTTCATACCGGTAAGAAGACGTTCCGATGCCATGTTTGTAACAGTATGTTTGCAACCAAGGGCAGTCTAAAGGTTCACATGCGGTTACATACAG GTTCGAAGCCATTCAAATGTCCTGTATGCGACTCGAGATTTCGGACTTCGGGCCACAGAAAAGTACATTTATTGAAACACGCGCGGGAACATAAGGAGAGTCCAAAGAGGAAACAGAAACATCTGAAAGTTGCTGCCATAGCAGAAGTAGCGGCTGATTTAGAAAAACTTGGTGGAAATATAGAGAAAACGAGTAGCTTCGAATTGGatcaacagcagcaacaaTTGCCGCAGACAAAGGATTATCCTCACTTGGAAACAATTAGCGTCGAGACAGCTGCAACCTGTTTAACTGATCAAATCAACTTTGATACCGATACCGATACCGATGCGGCTATCGTATCGAACAATAATCCAACAATGGCAGCGAACGAAGGAAATCAGCAGTTGGTTACTAATctacattttcttttaacgAACGGACTGGTGACTATTCAAACCGAGGAATCGTTATTGTCGCAATCGACGTCGGTTAATAACGTGTCCTACAATCGTTCGACTATGACGTCCGATTCCGTGTGTATACCGACCCTCTGTATTTCATCCGGTATCAGCAACAACGATCATGCCAAGGAAGATATTCATACAGGGCAAATGATGAAAGCACAATTACCGtcatcatcgtcgtcgtcgtcgtcgcatCAAAAGAAATCTAACAACTGTCTGTTAACGGTTGCAACTTCTACGGTGCAAATGGAGCAACCATTGTCGAAAGTGTTTGCTGATAAATCTTTATCGACAACAACTAAAACGTTAACCAAAGGAAACTCGGCCAGAAAAGAGTGTGACATTTGTGGAAAAACATTTACGAAGCCTTATCAGGTTGAAAGGCATAAAAGGATTCATACGGGTGATCGACCGTACAAGTGCGATTTGTGTACAAAATCATTCGCTCAAAAATCTACTTTACAAATGCATCAGAAACATCACACGGGGGATCGTCCGTACGCCTGTCCGTACTGCGAATATTCTTTTACACAAAAAGGCAACTTGCGAACACACGTGAGACGGGTACATCAGTTGGATACGATCAATGCGAAGAAACTGAAGCGCGGCCGTCAATATTTTCTACCTAAATCAATTCAAGACAGCGTACTTGAAACAAAGACTTTGAATTTAGATGACATACCGTTCGTTGAATTCCTTAAATAG